From Alteromonas sp. RKMC-009, one genomic window encodes:
- the mshL gene encoding pilus (MSHA type) biogenesis protein MshL, whose translation MRKATITLLAAFVLSACQSAPKESVVERSLKDELQAQLDAEKANKATSEKLDEVPDAVNSALMTAPGPAATPAALLGPEKYDINAQSVDVRQFLSGLVYDTPYSVAVHPDVTGSVTLDLKQVSLDGVMSLLSDLYGFDIQRQGNVFRVLPAGMRTETFAVNYLLMKRNGATQTSIISGGVSQNANGGNGSQSGSGNFSNFTGSEMGGNGQYSSMSGNNNGTMISTRTETNFWEDLQTSLASMLGTEGGRAVFVTPQAGLVTVRALPSEIRAIKRFLQVSETHLQRQVVLEARILEVVLSDGYQQGINWNEIIANVGSTNFSFATTAGTFGNALTPDLGGITSLSFLNQDFSGVLNLLSTQGNVQVLSSPRVTATNNQKAVIKVGDDEYFVTDVSSQNTITATSTSVVPDIELTPFFSGIALDVTPQIDDKGSVLLHVHPSVIETEEQTKVVTLNEEEIVLPLAQSTIRESDTVIRASSGEIVVIGGLMQTTITDNESKTPLLGDIPVVGNLFRNKRQQETKKELIILLKPTVVEPGTWSKQIEMSRSQMADWLYVE comes from the coding sequence ATGCGTAAAGCCACCATCACCTTACTTGCAGCTTTCGTTTTGAGCGCCTGTCAGTCAGCGCCAAAAGAATCTGTTGTTGAGCGCTCGTTGAAAGACGAGTTGCAGGCACAGCTGGATGCTGAAAAGGCGAATAAGGCCACTTCTGAAAAATTGGATGAAGTACCGGATGCCGTGAATTCTGCACTGATGACCGCGCCAGGTCCTGCGGCTACGCCGGCGGCACTGCTTGGCCCTGAAAAATACGACATTAATGCCCAAAGCGTGGATGTGCGCCAGTTTTTGTCCGGGCTGGTTTATGACACGCCATACAGTGTAGCCGTGCACCCGGATGTGACCGGTTCGGTTACCCTCGATTTGAAGCAGGTGTCACTGGACGGGGTCATGTCATTACTCTCTGATTTATACGGATTCGATATCCAGAGACAGGGCAACGTATTTCGCGTGTTACCCGCGGGTATGCGTACCGAAACTTTCGCCGTGAACTACCTGCTGATGAAGCGTAACGGGGCGACTCAAACCAGTATCATTTCCGGCGGGGTATCGCAAAATGCCAATGGCGGAAACGGCAGTCAGTCCGGCAGCGGTAACTTCAGTAATTTTACCGGTAGTGAAATGGGCGGCAATGGCCAGTACAGCAGTATGTCCGGTAACAATAATGGCACAATGATCAGCACCCGCACAGAAACTAACTTCTGGGAAGATTTGCAAACCAGCCTGGCGTCTATGCTTGGCACAGAAGGGGGGCGTGCGGTGTTTGTTACGCCTCAGGCCGGTCTGGTTACCGTCCGTGCTTTACCGTCTGAAATCCGTGCCATAAAACGCTTTTTGCAGGTATCTGAAACCCATCTGCAACGTCAGGTGGTGCTGGAAGCCCGTATTCTTGAAGTGGTGCTGAGTGACGGCTATCAGCAAGGGATCAACTGGAATGAAATTATTGCCAATGTGGGCAGCACGAATTTCTCATTCGCTACCACCGCCGGTACGTTTGGCAACGCACTGACCCCGGATTTGGGCGGCATCACCAGTTTGTCTTTCCTGAATCAGGATTTCTCAGGAGTGTTAAATCTGTTGTCCACGCAGGGGAATGTTCAGGTGCTGTCCAGCCCCCGTGTTACTGCAACAAATAATCAGAAGGCGGTGATTAAAGTGGGTGACGATGAGTATTTTGTTACCGACGTATCCAGCCAGAATACGATTACAGCCACATCAACTTCAGTGGTCCCGGATATTGAACTGACGCCATTCTTCTCAGGTATTGCGCTCGACGTTACGCCCCAGATTGACGATAAAGGCAGTGTGCTGTTGCATGTGCATCCTTCTGTTATTGAAACCGAAGAGCAGACTAAAGTTGTTACCCTCAACGAAGAAGAAATTGTGCTGCCGCTTGCACAAAGCACTATCCGGGAATCTGACACGGTCATCCGCGCGTCTTCGGGAGAAATTGTTGTTATTGGCGGCCTGATGCAAACCACCATTACCGATAATGAAAGTAAAACGCCGTTGCTGGGGGATATTCCGGTGGTGGGGAACCTGTTCAGAAATAAACGTCAGCAGGAAACCAAAAAAGAACTGATCATACTGCTTAAGCCCACCGTGGTTGAGCCCGGCACGTGGAGTAAGCAAATCGAAATGAGCCGTTCGCAAATGGCTGACTGGCTGTACGTGGAATAA
- a CDS encoding single-stranded DNA-binding protein: MATRGVNKVILVGNLGNDPEVRYMPNGNAVANLSLATSESWKDQQGQMQERTEWHRLTMYRRLAEIAGEYLKKGSQIYVEGKLQTRKWQDQQGQDRYTTEIIVDQMQMLGGREGGGQGGQGGGGYQQRPQGGNQGGNQGGYSNNQGGGYQQRPQGNNQGGGYGGGNQGGNQQGGNKPPMAEPDFDFDDDIPF, translated from the coding sequence ATGGCAACGAGAGGCGTCAACAAAGTCATTTTGGTAGGAAACCTCGGGAACGATCCTGAAGTACGTTACATGCCAAATGGAAACGCCGTGGCAAACCTGAGTCTGGCGACCAGTGAAAGCTGGAAGGATCAGCAAGGTCAGATGCAGGAGCGTACAGAGTGGCATCGGTTAACCATGTACCGTCGACTGGCAGAAATTGCTGGTGAGTACCTGAAGAAAGGCTCACAAATTTACGTGGAAGGTAAACTGCAAACCCGTAAATGGCAGGATCAACAAGGCCAGGATCGCTACACCACAGAAATCATTGTCGACCAGATGCAAATGCTGGGCGGCCGCGAAGGTGGTGGTCAGGGCGGACAAGGTGGCGGTGGCTACCAGCAACGTCCACAAGGTGGAAATCAGGGCGGCAACCAGGGTGGTTACAGCAACAACCAGGGCGGCGGTTATCAGCAACGTCCACAGGGTAACAATCAGGGTGGCGGCTACGGCGGCGGCAATCAGGGTGGAAACCAGCAAGGTGGTAACAAGCCGCCTATGGCCGAGCCTGATTTTGACTTTGATGACGATATTCCGTTCTAG
- a CDS encoding PepSY-associated TM helix domain-containing protein, producing MKLWLRRLHLVLALISGLFITCLSVTGALLVYAKDIQILSQPDKWQVSSQDEVLPLSRLMSAVERETGQPFAMLMPETDPQLAWQGKLANDEHVSVNPYTGDVVYRYDYNTTIYGFTMALHRWLLYEDGEKGKPLRNWVSISALVLIFELLLGFYLWVKPKNRLKRLVIKRRAKLRILMYQLHTVLGVYLLVPLLLIAFTGMAFNWKKPTQQVVETITFSEVETRPVPARLTASESLLPAAIDIAYDRATTIFPDARLFRIYFPLKAGEHIGFRMQNPGESHAYSWVWAHPVTGQETGRYDASSANVATQVWNFKYKFHTGDFAGPVVQFLWFFVALLPAFFTGSGIWFWYKRHYK from the coding sequence TTGAAACTTTGGCTTAGAAGACTACACCTTGTGCTGGCGCTGATTTCAGGACTGTTTATTACCTGTCTGAGTGTGACCGGAGCGCTGCTGGTTTACGCCAAAGATATCCAGATTCTTTCACAACCTGATAAATGGCAGGTGTCATCACAGGATGAAGTACTTCCTCTTTCACGCCTGATGTCTGCCGTTGAAAGGGAAACCGGGCAGCCCTTTGCCATGTTGATGCCGGAAACGGATCCACAGCTTGCCTGGCAGGGAAAGCTGGCGAACGATGAGCATGTCAGTGTCAATCCTTATACCGGTGACGTTGTGTACCGGTATGACTACAACACCACTATCTACGGCTTCACGATGGCTTTGCATCGCTGGCTATTGTATGAGGACGGAGAGAAGGGCAAGCCGTTACGTAACTGGGTCTCGATAAGCGCACTGGTACTTATCTTCGAGCTATTACTGGGTTTTTACCTGTGGGTGAAACCGAAAAACAGGTTAAAGCGGCTGGTTATCAAACGCCGCGCAAAATTACGTATCCTGATGTATCAGCTTCATACGGTGCTGGGTGTCTACTTATTAGTACCACTGCTCTTAATTGCGTTTACCGGCATGGCCTTCAACTGGAAAAAGCCAACGCAGCAGGTCGTCGAAACCATCACTTTTTCAGAGGTGGAAACCCGGCCCGTACCCGCGCGGCTTACGGCGTCTGAATCGTTATTGCCTGCCGCCATCGATATCGCTTATGACCGTGCAACAACAATATTCCCTGATGCCCGGTTATTCCGCATCTATTTCCCTCTGAAAGCCGGTGAACATATTGGTTTCAGAATGCAAAATCCCGGCGAGTCCCATGCTTACAGCTGGGTATGGGCTCATCCCGTGACGGGGCAGGAAACCGGACGCTACGATGCTTCTTCGGCAAACGTCGCCACGCAGGTCTGGAATTTCAAATATAAGTTCCATACCGGCGATTTTGCCGGCCCTGTGGTTCAGTTCTTATGGTTCTTTGTTGCTCTGTTGCCTGCTTTTTTTACCGGTTCAGGGATCTGGTTCTGGTACAAGCGACACTACAAATAA
- a CDS encoding biogenesis protein MshI — translation MYIGWTTYLKQRFQSKRAGMAVGVSLSAETATFTALRSKGGESFVVSEVSVLYSQWQAQLSKWVAKQKLSGAECHVALAQNWYQLLQIDRPDVKDDEINDSLVWPVKELMGFDKPMVLDYFDLPVPLAGNKKVNVVAMPEDTIKEIVAGCIEANVRLESISVEELAHCALLPVLQEPVITLTQEAGEEIILNVVKDGHLYLSRRLKGFENLGSFSAEELRMGVLDSLCIQIQRSMDFFESQLRQAPVRKVMIRINAAQTAIILEQISQAVSAEVTELDLGGVVNDPSEVISNLSSLGMALTPARNKTLSAKPVVADEK, via the coding sequence ATGTACATTGGTTGGACAACTTATCTCAAACAACGTTTTCAGTCGAAGCGTGCCGGCATGGCTGTCGGTGTGTCGTTGTCTGCCGAAACTGCTACCTTCACGGCTTTGCGTAGTAAAGGCGGTGAATCCTTTGTTGTCTCTGAAGTGTCTGTGCTTTATTCCCAGTGGCAGGCGCAACTCAGTAAATGGGTAGCAAAGCAAAAGCTGTCCGGTGCAGAGTGCCATGTTGCGCTGGCGCAAAATTGGTATCAATTACTGCAGATTGACCGGCCCGACGTTAAAGATGACGAAATCAATGATTCTCTGGTGTGGCCGGTGAAAGAACTTATGGGGTTCGACAAACCCATGGTGCTGGACTATTTCGACCTGCCTGTGCCACTGGCCGGCAATAAAAAAGTCAATGTCGTTGCTATGCCTGAAGACACCATAAAAGAGATTGTCGCCGGTTGTATTGAAGCGAATGTACGGCTGGAAAGTATTTCTGTTGAAGAGCTGGCACACTGCGCGTTGTTGCCGGTTCTGCAGGAACCGGTTATCACGCTGACGCAGGAAGCCGGAGAAGAAATTATTCTGAACGTCGTCAAAGACGGTCACTTGTATCTCAGCCGCAGACTGAAAGGCTTCGAGAACCTGGGGAGTTTTTCCGCAGAAGAACTGAGAATGGGCGTGCTGGATTCATTATGTATTCAAATTCAGCGTTCCATGGACTTTTTCGAAAGCCAGCTGCGTCAGGCTCCGGTACGTAAGGTGATGATTCGCATCAACGCAGCACAAACCGCAATTATTTTAGAACAGATATCACAGGCAGTTTCTGCTGAGGTGACTGAGCTGGATCTTGGCGGGGTGGTCAACGACCCGTCGGAAGTTATCTCTAATCTGAGCAGTCTGGGCATGGCGCTGACGCCGGCACGGAATAAAACGCTGTCTGCAAAACCGGTGGTGGCTGATGAAAAGTAA
- a CDS encoding LysR family transcriptional regulator, with the protein MSGLKNIDLNLLKVFLTLMEEQNVSRAAEALSVSQPAVSGMLNRLRQNLNDPLFVRSQRGIVPTVRAQALAGPVRRILDELDTALQPDDFDPQKVSMTLNVAVTDYSLNTVITPLLPRFRELAPELKIACHWLNESTLAEKMERGELDLALVTPETTPLDLKSRLLFEEHYVWVMRQAHPLAEAAPDVTTFCQAGHAIVSYNGGAFSGITDEKLRELGLSRNVVLSVPGFFVLLDMVRTSDLFAVVPARIARQVPDLKVLPLPVDVPGFAKYLVWHGRTHHSPVHGWIREAFRL; encoded by the coding sequence ATGTCAGGGCTTAAAAATATCGATTTGAATCTGCTCAAGGTGTTTCTCACCCTGATGGAAGAACAGAACGTGTCGCGGGCCGCAGAGGCCTTGTCGGTGAGTCAGCCGGCAGTCAGTGGCATGCTGAACCGTTTGCGTCAGAACCTGAATGACCCGCTTTTTGTCCGCAGCCAGAGAGGCATCGTTCCCACGGTCAGGGCGCAGGCGTTAGCCGGTCCTGTACGACGTATCCTGGACGAACTGGATACCGCACTGCAACCGGATGATTTTGATCCCCAAAAGGTGTCAATGACATTGAACGTAGCGGTGACGGATTACTCGTTGAACACCGTGATAACGCCTTTGCTACCGCGCTTCAGAGAGCTGGCGCCTGAACTGAAAATTGCCTGTCACTGGTTAAATGAATCCACGCTGGCAGAAAAGATGGAGCGCGGAGAATTAGATTTAGCCCTGGTGACACCTGAAACCACGCCGCTGGATTTGAAATCCCGCCTGCTTTTTGAAGAACACTACGTGTGGGTGATGAGACAAGCACATCCGCTTGCAGAAGCAGCACCGGACGTGACGACCTTTTGTCAGGCCGGTCATGCCATCGTGTCGTACAACGGTGGTGCGTTTTCCGGTATCACGGATGAAAAACTGCGTGAACTTGGACTTTCCCGCAACGTTGTACTGTCGGTTCCCGGCTTCTTTGTACTTCTGGATATGGTCAGGACCAGCGATCTTTTTGCCGTGGTTCCTGCCAGAATTGCCCGTCAGGTACCGGATCTCAAAGTGCTGCCGCTACCAGTGGATGTGCCCGGTTTTGCCAAGTATCTTGTATGGCACGGGCGCACCCACCACAGCCCCGTGCACGGATGGATCCGGGAAGCTTTCAGGTTGTAG
- a CDS encoding TonB-dependent receptor, giving the protein MYKFSLSLVALAVSTSSMAVETQTDDIERIIVSGSRVIESIDEVPASITVISQRQIEEHLKVNPELQSLLAQMVPGLAPDTGSSSNTGQSLRGRAPLVMIDGVPQSTPLRNGSLGIKTIDPSALARIEVIKGATSVYGNGASGGIINYITKQATTQDSHKGQISLSSRFSAVKTEESAGARVSAAVNGKAGNFDYLLTASYEENGVQRDAEGDILGLQYGLSDAETQNYFTKLGYEFDDEKRLQFSYNYFSSQQKTDLGDVAGDINQGEKTYAIHVPEALQKQGKPQGPDGNENITAKYTDSNLFTNTEMTLDVYSQDIENVFFFSPNLANPDEGYDGGQSIIRSEKRGARATFNTIADFDGVEATFIYGVDALQDTTSQPLVDGRVWVPEMDMDSIAGFLQTKWVIQDDIIVKAGVRRESIDLTVDDYETLKLCRTATQCSVPLQVKGDTIDYDATTYNIAIKYNWKDVFSPFINYSQGSDIADIGRLLRAATVDDIGLIQTEASIIDNYEAGFTSLFDNVRIEVAAYRSTSELGTTNQFNAVTGVYEPVRAPQEIWGYEGLVDYRISETLGVVATYSYVEGKNTEADIYLGSRQISPPKATVNVNWRPLDSMSLTVSYLHVGDRKRFAPNADGEYVGDQGPVSSYNIFNVSGKYQFADNWNAFMGIENLFNSDYYPARAQSYTYGGYNIKGLGTTATLGVTWSF; this is encoded by the coding sequence ATGTATAAATTTTCCCTTTCTCTCGTGGCGTTGGCTGTCAGCACCTCTTCAATGGCTGTCGAAACGCAAACAGACGATATTGAACGTATTATTGTTTCCGGAAGCCGTGTTATCGAAAGTATTGATGAAGTGCCGGCGTCCATTACCGTCATCTCTCAGCGCCAGATTGAAGAACATCTGAAGGTTAATCCCGAGCTTCAGAGCTTGCTGGCGCAAATGGTGCCGGGACTTGCTCCTGATACAGGCAGCTCAAGCAATACCGGTCAGTCGTTGCGGGGCCGGGCGCCTCTGGTCATGATTGACGGTGTGCCGCAGTCAACGCCGCTGAGGAATGGTTCACTGGGGATTAAAACTATCGATCCCAGTGCTCTTGCACGTATCGAGGTGATTAAAGGTGCCACGTCAGTATACGGAAACGGCGCATCAGGCGGTATCATTAACTACATTACGAAGCAAGCCACAACTCAGGACAGCCATAAAGGGCAGATCAGTCTGTCATCACGGTTCAGTGCGGTAAAAACAGAAGAGTCCGCCGGCGCCAGGGTATCCGCAGCGGTTAACGGAAAAGCCGGTAACTTTGATTACCTGCTGACTGCCAGTTACGAAGAAAACGGCGTGCAGCGGGATGCTGAGGGCGATATTCTTGGCTTGCAGTACGGGCTTTCAGACGCCGAAACGCAGAACTACTTCACTAAACTGGGTTATGAATTTGATGACGAAAAGCGTCTGCAATTCAGTTACAACTATTTCAGCTCTCAGCAAAAAACAGATTTAGGGGATGTGGCCGGCGATATTAATCAGGGTGAGAAAACCTACGCTATTCACGTTCCGGAAGCCCTTCAGAAACAGGGTAAGCCCCAGGGGCCTGACGGAAATGAAAATATTACCGCTAAATACACCGACAGCAATCTCTTCACCAACACCGAAATGACCCTCGATGTGTATTCGCAGGACATAGAAAATGTGTTCTTCTTTTCGCCGAACCTTGCAAATCCTGACGAAGGTTACGACGGGGGCCAGTCGATTATCCGTTCTGAGAAACGTGGTGCCAGAGCCACATTCAACACCATTGCCGACTTCGATGGCGTGGAAGCAACGTTTATTTATGGTGTTGATGCCTTGCAGGACACCACTTCACAGCCTCTGGTGGATGGCCGGGTGTGGGTACCTGAAATGGACATGGACAGCATTGCCGGCTTCCTGCAGACCAAGTGGGTAATTCAGGACGATATTATTGTGAAAGCGGGCGTCAGAAGAGAAAGCATTGACTTAACTGTCGATGATTATGAAACGCTCAAGCTTTGCCGTACTGCAACACAATGCTCTGTACCGTTACAGGTAAAGGGAGATACCATTGATTATGATGCCACGACGTACAACATAGCTATCAAGTACAACTGGAAGGATGTATTCAGTCCGTTTATTAACTATTCCCAGGGTTCAGATATAGCCGATATTGGCCGTTTACTCCGTGCTGCAACGGTAGACGATATCGGTCTGATTCAGACAGAAGCGTCCATTATCGATAACTATGAAGCGGGTTTCACCTCCCTGTTTGATAATGTTCGTATTGAAGTGGCTGCTTACCGCAGCACTTCTGAACTGGGCACCACAAACCAGTTTAATGCCGTTACCGGTGTGTATGAGCCGGTGCGTGCACCGCAGGAAATCTGGGGATATGAAGGATTGGTTGACTACCGTATTTCTGAAACTCTGGGTGTCGTTGCGACATACAGTTACGTTGAAGGTAAGAATACTGAAGCCGATATCTATTTAGGCTCGCGCCAAATCAGTCCGCCGAAGGCCACGGTAAATGTAAACTGGCGTCCCCTTGATAGTATGTCATTGACAGTAAGCTATTTGCACGTTGGCGACCGTAAGCGCTTTGCGCCCAATGCGGACGGGGAATATGTGGGCGATCAGGGTCCGGTCTCCAGCTACAACATTTTCAATGTGAGCGGGAAATATCAGTTTGCAGACAACTGGAATGCGTTTATGGGAATCGAGAACCTGTTTAACAGTGATTATTACCCGGCGCGGGCTCAGTCATACACCTACGGTGGCTACAATATTAAAGGTCTGGGTACGACAGCAACCCTGGGCGTGACCTGGTCATTTTAA
- a CDS encoding histidine phosphatase family protein, with protein sequence MKTEIILIRHGRPRSADNIRCTASGYANWIRKYNAADLDPRSKPAKLLSLNNYFVMSSDLHRARLTARYYCGHGACEYSSLFREMDIPYYRFPFRLRAWTWVYFSRALWMAGAGGRFESYKDAKARAEMAVNLLEVRAKTHKKIVMFGHGMMNREIRKRLQQRGWTVAEKDNGYWGVNRLHLNG encoded by the coding sequence GTGAAGACTGAAATTATATTGATCCGGCATGGCAGACCCCGCTCAGCAGATAATATCCGTTGTACAGCGTCAGGTTACGCGAACTGGATTCGAAAGTATAATGCTGCCGACCTTGACCCCCGAAGTAAACCCGCTAAATTACTGAGTCTTAACAACTACTTTGTCATGAGCAGCGATTTGCACCGGGCCCGTTTAACGGCCCGATATTACTGCGGCCATGGTGCCTGTGAATACAGCAGTTTATTCAGAGAGATGGATATCCCTTATTACCGGTTTCCGTTCCGGCTCAGAGCGTGGACCTGGGTTTATTTTAGTCGCGCCCTGTGGATGGCCGGGGCGGGTGGCAGGTTTGAAAGCTATAAAGACGCTAAAGCCCGGGCAGAAATGGCCGTTAACTTATTGGAAGTGCGGGCAAAGACCCATAAAAAAATAGTCATGTTTGGCCATGGAATGATGAACAGGGAAATTCGCAAAAGGTTGCAACAGCGGGGCTGGACAGTTGCAGAGAAGGATAACGGCTATTGGGGCGTTAATCGTCTACACTTAAACGGCTGA
- a CDS encoding SRPBCC domain-containing protein yields MHAIKWPQQYLPGYTDNFCSNEVIVKALDIHKVWSLLAQPSYWPQYYANSANPVIHNSNSETLKAGDTFYFETFGFPVECEVVEYQAPENEQPGRIAWHGWSGEGEDRLDVHHAWLIEELPGDRLRILTQETQVGEPAKALAVAKPNPMINGHQEWLDGLVSAARQ; encoded by the coding sequence ATGCACGCAATCAAATGGCCACAGCAATATCTGCCGGGGTATACCGATAATTTTTGTTCCAATGAGGTAATCGTTAAGGCACTGGATATTCACAAAGTGTGGTCCCTGCTGGCGCAGCCTTCATACTGGCCACAGTACTATGCCAATTCTGCCAATCCGGTAATTCATAACAGCAACAGTGAGACGCTCAAAGCCGGCGATACCTTTTACTTCGAAACCTTCGGTTTTCCCGTTGAATGTGAAGTGGTGGAATATCAGGCTCCGGAGAATGAACAGCCCGGTCGTATAGCATGGCACGGCTGGAGCGGAGAAGGTGAAGACAGGCTGGATGTACATCATGCCTGGCTAATTGAAGAATTACCCGGTGACAGACTGCGCATTCTGACGCAGGAAACTCAGGTTGGTGAGCCCGCCAAAGCGCTGGCGGTTGCCAAACCTAATCCTATGATCAATGGTCATCAGGAATGGCTGGACGGGCTGGTGTCTGCTGCCCGCCAGTAA
- a CDS encoding type II secretion system protein M gives MSKPSLHVRFEALSRREKVMTLVSGIALVLLTGFTFFIEPAMNDLSEYRKELAAEEMKKQTLQAQQALFVEALSVDPDAEKHAEYDELVAKKNDLSVSFSTQLDELVSPDEMVLLVEEVFSHTHALTLTEMSSAEPVSVFADNESMQDVELYQHGVTMTFRGNYFDVKNFIEVLETRSRQLYWRSIDYEVTAWPAADVTVEVYTLSTDKAFIGV, from the coding sequence ATGAGTAAGCCTTCATTACACGTTAGATTTGAAGCGTTATCCCGGCGGGAAAAGGTGATGACACTGGTATCCGGTATCGCACTGGTGCTGCTTACAGGCTTCACCTTCTTTATTGAGCCTGCCATGAATGACTTAAGCGAGTACAGAAAAGAACTGGCTGCCGAAGAAATGAAAAAGCAGACGTTACAGGCGCAACAGGCCCTGTTCGTGGAAGCGCTGTCGGTAGACCCTGATGCAGAAAAGCATGCTGAATATGATGAGCTGGTGGCTAAAAAGAATGATTTGTCCGTCAGCTTTTCAACACAACTCGACGAGCTGGTTTCGCCGGATGAAATGGTGTTGCTGGTGGAAGAAGTGTTTTCCCATACCCACGCACTGACGTTGACTGAAATGTCGTCGGCGGAGCCCGTCTCTGTTTTTGCAGATAACGAATCCATGCAGGATGTAGAGCTTTATCAGCATGGCGTGACAATGACATTCAGGGGCAATTATTTCGACGTTAAGAATTTCATCGAAGTGCTGGAAACCCGCTCAAGGCAGCTCTACTGGCGGTCAATTGATTATGAGGTGACGGCATGGCCGGCGGCAGATGTCACCGTGGAAGTGTATACCCTCAGTACAGATAAGGCGTTCATCGGTGTTTAA
- a CDS encoding DapH/DapD/GlmU-related protein, producing MTPLPFSDRSLPSLRAALPRCDVKGPYVDALNKADAPAKSKKQAMKALFTCHGPCWIEPVFCLSGNAFVELGRFVFLNHNVTFITEQNIRLGEGVFVGPGAIISTVPLDTGEIHSPLNMNNAPVTIGDNVWIGANAVIQPGVNIGNQAIVGAGAVVFEDVPANTTVAGSPATIRKK from the coding sequence TTGACCCCGTTACCGTTTTCAGACCGGAGCCTGCCTTCGTTACGCGCGGCACTTCCCCGCTGCGATGTAAAAGGGCCTTACGTCGATGCACTGAACAAAGCAGACGCGCCGGCTAAAAGCAAAAAACAGGCAATGAAAGCCCTCTTTACATGCCACGGTCCCTGCTGGATTGAGCCGGTATTTTGTTTGTCAGGTAATGCCTTCGTGGAACTGGGCCGGTTCGTTTTTCTCAATCACAACGTGACATTTATTACTGAACAAAATATCCGTCTTGGCGAAGGGGTATTTGTCGGGCCGGGCGCCATCATCAGTACCGTGCCATTAGACACAGGAGAAATTCATTCCCCCCTCAATATGAATAATGCGCCGGTGACAATTGGCGACAATGTGTGGATTGGTGCTAATGCGGTTATTCAACCCGGCGTCAATATTGGCAATCAGGCCATTGTCGGTGCGGGGGCAGTGGTGTTTGAAGATGTTCCGGCGAACACCACAGTCGCGGGTTCGCCGGCCACCATCCGGAAAAAATGA